From the genome of Sander lucioperca isolate FBNREF2018 chromosome 1, SLUC_FBN_1.2, whole genome shotgun sequence, one region includes:
- the LOC116034972 gene encoding AP2-associated protein kinase 1-like isoform X1: protein MRKFFDSRRELVSSGPGSGGGGSSSGSSHAGGNFIGRAFTVGRHQVTVEEIIAEGGFAIVFLVRTNQGVRCALKRMYVNNEHDLQVCKCEIQIMKDLVGHKNIVGYLDSSITAMGSRDVWEVLILMDYCKGGQVVNLMNQRLQTGFTEAEVLQIFCDTCDAVSRLHQRKTPIIHRDLKVENILLHDKGHYVLCDFGSATNKFQSPQTEGVATVEEEIKKYTTLSYRAPEMVNLYNNKIITTKADVWALGCLLYKVCFFTLPFGESQVAICDGSFTIPDNSRYSYDLHCLIRYMLEPDPDKRPDIYQVSHFAFKLAQRTCPVQNVKNSPIPSKLPEPIKASEAAAAKKSQAKSRLTDPIPTTETSITPRQRPKAAHTQPAAGILPIQPAALTPRKRPNLPGGAAQPVGVSLNLSQPAAALQSQKAQTSVLPLIQSQNNSSQAVASQKQPVQPAAATGAETTTAAAVASAVTKADVQPQAQPIVQQQTTPPSVASGTSQQAAQTPSSPAPPQRPARRKQAQQPATQQPPAQQPASHPSPSKPASGQPPVSQQQQITQPSAAQAQPASTEISQKAAVTTPPASPKTTEGRGHQRTPSDATASSVVGVPVSDSLQQPQGANGDAALKQSLSSQPSTAQLIQLGVGDAGQDQNKAGPTVDATNTPTQPAWNPFDDDNFSNFTADEFKTEDKKPTELPSEMKSSSSEELIPGLQTSTMDYTSQDTVERPSTILDVDSGASLLVVPDSFGILELSDTPEKLIEGLKSPDTSSLMLPDLLSLSDPFGGSVGESAKDPLTADESLLGCSLISGLSAPPPASSATSSVSSAPTSAASALDDFSLLSGDSAQPIADSSLLISDFEPQQATTEAGTEDEFDPIPVTGRKNSQDLQRELNSDVLRAEEDQRLRIQKKTAACVYNKHMLPSDERSVQRHTIPATSTSLPFIPVNQVSQFQSPNSPVTSDVFQLAPFKTPGKESKMAFSSSSFSASHTPAETSDVFLQAPFGKRQETTQAVPTNTHIFKSGTQQIQTSKQCHLVPASSPLGPPSLGIRALPLHTEAPLLQQPVAVHRVVSRIGQQAAVGSVAVGPLHSWTIGGRPLDDPFTAAPFQPRCSQGKP, encoded by the exons ATGAGGAAGTTCTTTGATTCTCGTCGGGAGTTGGTGAGCTCTGGGCCTGGGTCTGGAGGAGGAGGTAGCAGCTCTGGGTCCAGTCATGCAGGCGGTAATTTCATTGGCAGAGCTTTCACTGTCGGGCGGCACCAGGTCACTGTTGAGGAGATAATTGCTGAAG GTGGCTTTGCAATTGTGTTCCTCGTGCGAACAAATCAAGGGGTGCGTTGCGCCCTGAAGAGGATGTATGTCAACAATGAGCATGATCTGCAGGTGTGCAAATGCGAGATTCAAATAATG aaAGACCTTGTCGGTCACAAGAATATTGTTGGTTATCTGGACTCCAGTATTACGGCTATGGGATCAAGGGATGTATGGGAGGTTCTCATACTAATGGACTACTGCAAGG GGGGCCAGGTGGTCAATTTGATGAATCAGAGGCTGCAGACTGGCTTCACTGAGGCTGAGGTGCTGCAGATCTTCTGTGACACCTGTGATGCTGTTTCTCGCCTGCACCAGCGCAAGACACCCATCATCCACAGAGACCTTAAG GTGGAGAACATCCTCCTGCATGACAAGGGTCATTATGTGCTGTGTGACTTTGGCAGCGCCACTAACAAGTTCCAGAGCCCACAGACTGAAGGAGTGGCCACCGTGGAGGAAGAGATCAAAAA GTACACCACTTTGTCATATCGTGCCCCTGAGATGGTGAATCTCTACAATAACAAGATTATCACCACAAAAGCAGATGTTTGG GCGCTGGGCTGTTTGCTGTACAAAGTGTGCTTCTTCACTCTGCCCTTTGGTGAAAGCCAGGTGGCCATCTGTGATGGCAGTTTCACCATTCCAGACAACTCCCGCTACTCTTATGATCTTCACTGCCTCATTC GGTACATGCTAGAGCCAGACCCAGACAAAAGACCAGATATTTACCAGGTGTCCCATTTTGCTTTTAAACTAGCTCAGCGGACCTGCCCTGTTCAGAATGTGAAG AATTCTCCAATTCCTTCTAAACTTCCTGAGCCAATCAAAGCGAGTGAGGCTGCAGCAGCAAAGAAGAGCCAAGCTAAATCCAG ACTGACGGATCCAATTCCCACCACTGAAACCTCCATTACCCCTCGCCAGAGGCCCAAAGCAGCACATACCCAGCCTGCGGCTGGCATCCTACCCATCCAGCCTGCTGCTCTCACCCCTCGCAAGCGGCCTAATCTCCCTGGTGGTGCAGCACAGCCTGTGG GAGTCAGCTTAAACCTCTCTCAGCCCGCTGCAGCTCTGCAGTCACAGAAGGCACAGACTTCAGTTCTGCCACTCATCCAGTCACAAAACAATTCAAGCCAGGCTGTGGCTTCACAGAAGCAG CCGGTGCAGCCAGCCGCagctacaggagcagaaactacaacagcagcagcagtcgcGTCAGCAGTGACCAAGGCTGACGTTCAACCCCAAGCACAGCCAATAGTTCAGCAACAGACCACACCTCCCTCTGTGGCCAGCGGCACCTCCCAGCAGGCAGCTCAGACTCCATCGAGCCCAGCCCCACCTCAACGCCCAGCTCGACGCAAGCAGGCTCAGCAGCCAGCGACACAGCAGCCACCGGCTCAGCAGCCAGCGTCTCATCCGTCACCAAGCAAACCAGCCTCTGGTCAGCCGCCTGTatctcagcagcagcagataaCTCAGCCATCAGCTGCCCAGGCTCAGCCCGCCTCCACTGAGATCAGCCAAAAAGCAGCAGTTACG ACTCCACCTGCTTCTCCAAAGACAACTGAAGGACGAGGCCACCAACGCACGCCAAGTGATGCCACAGCGAGCAGTGTTGTTGGAGTTCCAGTGAGTGACTCCTTACAGCAGCCACAAGGAGCTAATGGAGACGCTGCCCTCAAACA atCACTTTCATCTCAACCAAGCACTGCCCAGCTTATTCAGCTCGGTGTTGGTGATGCAGGCCAGGACCAAAACAAAGCTGGACCCACTGTTGATGCCACCAACACCCCCACACAGCCAGCATGGAACCCATTTGACGATGACAACTTTTCCAACTTCACTGCAGATGAATTCAAAACTGAGGACAAAAAGCCGACTG AACTGCCCTCAGAAATGAAGTCATCATCTTCTGAGGAGTTGATACCAGGCCTGCAGACCTCAACTATGGATTATACATCCCAAGATACTG TTGAAAGACCATCAACCATTCTTGATGTGGATTCAGGAGCCTCACTGCTGGTTGTCCCAGATTCGTTCGGTATCCTTGAACTGTCAGATACACCAG AGAAGCTGATTGAAGGACTGAAATCTCCAGACACATCTTCTCTCATGCTACCCGACCTCTTGTCATTGTCTGATCCCTTCGGTGGATCAGTGGGAGAGTCTgcaaaag ACCCTCTCACCGCAGACGAATCTCTCCTGGGCTGCTCTCTGATCTCTGGTCTGTCCGCCCCTCCGCCTGCGAGCAGCGCCACCTCCTCCGTCTCTTCTGCTCCCACCTCCGCTGCTTCTGCTTTGGATGATTTCAGTCTGTTGTCTGGGGACTCTGCACAGCCTATAGCAG ACTCGTCTCTCCTGATCTCAGACTTTGAGCCCCAGCAGGCCACTACAGAGGCAGGCACCGAGGATGAGTTTGATCCGATTCCCGTCACAGGCCGGAAGAACTCCCAAG ACCTGCAGAGGGAGCTCAACAGTGATGTACTGCGAGCTGAAGAGGATCAAAGGCTGAGGATCCAGAAGAAGACTGCTGCATGTGTCTATAATAAACACATGTTGCCATCAGATGAGAGGAGCGTACAACGCCATACTATACCAGCTACTTCCACCAGCTTGCCTTTCATACCTGTCAACCAAGTATCCCAGTTCCAGTCCCCAAACAGCCCAGTGACCTCTGACGTCTTCCAGCTGGCCCCTTTTAAAACGCCAGGGAAAGAAAGCAAGATGGCATTCAGCAGCTCCTCCTTTTCTGCGTCTCATACACCTGCTGAGACATCTGATGTTTTCCTGCAGGCACCATTTGGAAAGAGGCAGGAAACCACCCAAGCTGTTCCTACTAACACTCACATATTTAAGTCTGGTACACAGCAGATTCAAACGAGCAAACAGTGTCACCTGGTGCCAGCATCATCTCCTCTCGGTCCTCCGTCTCTTGGTATTCGGGCCCTTCCTCTGCACACGGAGGCGCCTCTGCTCCAGCAGCCAGTGGCGGTGCACCGGGTCGTCTCCAGGATCGGTCAGCAGGCCGCCGTGGGTTCAGTAGCTGTGGGGCCTCTGCATTCCTGGACCATCGGGGGAAGACCTCTGGATGACCCGTTCACTGCTGCGCCTTTCCAGCCGAGATGCTCTCAGGGGAAACCTTGA
- the LOC116034972 gene encoding AP2-associated protein kinase 1-like isoform X3: MRKFFDSRRELVSSGPGSGGGGSSSGSSHAGGNFIGRAFTVGRHQVTVEEIIAEGGFAIVFLVRTNQGVRCALKRMYVNNEHDLQVCKCEIQIMKDLVGHKNIVGYLDSSITAMGSRDVWEVLILMDYCKGGQVVNLMNQRLQTGFTEAEVLQIFCDTCDAVSRLHQRKTPIIHRDLKVENILLHDKGHYVLCDFGSATNKFQSPQTEGVATVEEEIKKYTTLSYRAPEMVNLYNNKIITTKADVWALGCLLYKVCFFTLPFGESQVAICDGSFTIPDNSRYSYDLHCLIRYMLEPDPDKRPDIYQVSHFAFKLAQRTCPVQNVKNSPIPSKLPEPIKASEAAAAKKSQAKSRLTDPIPTTETSITPRQRPKAAHTQPAAGILPIQPAALTPRKRPNLPGGAAQPVGVSLNLSQPAAALQSQKAQTSVLPLIQSQNNSSQAVASQKQPVQPAAATGAETTTAAAVASAVTKADVQPQAQPIVQQQTTPPSVASGTSQQAAQTPSSPAPPQRPARRKQAQQPATQQPPAQQPASHPSPSKPASGQPPVSQQQQITQPSAAQAQPASTEISQKAAVTTPPASPKTTEGRGHQRTPSDATASSVVGVPVSDSLQQPQGANGDAALKQSLSSQPSTAQLIQLGVGDAGQDQNKAGPTVDATNTPTQPAWNPFDDDNFSNFTADEFKTEDKKPTELPSEMKSSSSEELIPGLQTSTMDYTSQDTVERPSTILDVDSGASLLVVPDSFGILELSDTPEKLIEGLKSPDTSSLMLPDLLSLSDPFGGSVGESAKDPLTADESLLGCSLISGLSAPPPASSATSSVSSAPTSAASALDDFSLLSGDSAQPIADSSLLISDFEPQQATTEAGTEDEFDPIPVTGRKNSQDSRLILLRPAEGAQQ; encoded by the exons ATGAGGAAGTTCTTTGATTCTCGTCGGGAGTTGGTGAGCTCTGGGCCTGGGTCTGGAGGAGGAGGTAGCAGCTCTGGGTCCAGTCATGCAGGCGGTAATTTCATTGGCAGAGCTTTCACTGTCGGGCGGCACCAGGTCACTGTTGAGGAGATAATTGCTGAAG GTGGCTTTGCAATTGTGTTCCTCGTGCGAACAAATCAAGGGGTGCGTTGCGCCCTGAAGAGGATGTATGTCAACAATGAGCATGATCTGCAGGTGTGCAAATGCGAGATTCAAATAATG aaAGACCTTGTCGGTCACAAGAATATTGTTGGTTATCTGGACTCCAGTATTACGGCTATGGGATCAAGGGATGTATGGGAGGTTCTCATACTAATGGACTACTGCAAGG GGGGCCAGGTGGTCAATTTGATGAATCAGAGGCTGCAGACTGGCTTCACTGAGGCTGAGGTGCTGCAGATCTTCTGTGACACCTGTGATGCTGTTTCTCGCCTGCACCAGCGCAAGACACCCATCATCCACAGAGACCTTAAG GTGGAGAACATCCTCCTGCATGACAAGGGTCATTATGTGCTGTGTGACTTTGGCAGCGCCACTAACAAGTTCCAGAGCCCACAGACTGAAGGAGTGGCCACCGTGGAGGAAGAGATCAAAAA GTACACCACTTTGTCATATCGTGCCCCTGAGATGGTGAATCTCTACAATAACAAGATTATCACCACAAAAGCAGATGTTTGG GCGCTGGGCTGTTTGCTGTACAAAGTGTGCTTCTTCACTCTGCCCTTTGGTGAAAGCCAGGTGGCCATCTGTGATGGCAGTTTCACCATTCCAGACAACTCCCGCTACTCTTATGATCTTCACTGCCTCATTC GGTACATGCTAGAGCCAGACCCAGACAAAAGACCAGATATTTACCAGGTGTCCCATTTTGCTTTTAAACTAGCTCAGCGGACCTGCCCTGTTCAGAATGTGAAG AATTCTCCAATTCCTTCTAAACTTCCTGAGCCAATCAAAGCGAGTGAGGCTGCAGCAGCAAAGAAGAGCCAAGCTAAATCCAG ACTGACGGATCCAATTCCCACCACTGAAACCTCCATTACCCCTCGCCAGAGGCCCAAAGCAGCACATACCCAGCCTGCGGCTGGCATCCTACCCATCCAGCCTGCTGCTCTCACCCCTCGCAAGCGGCCTAATCTCCCTGGTGGTGCAGCACAGCCTGTGG GAGTCAGCTTAAACCTCTCTCAGCCCGCTGCAGCTCTGCAGTCACAGAAGGCACAGACTTCAGTTCTGCCACTCATCCAGTCACAAAACAATTCAAGCCAGGCTGTGGCTTCACAGAAGCAG CCGGTGCAGCCAGCCGCagctacaggagcagaaactacaacagcagcagcagtcgcGTCAGCAGTGACCAAGGCTGACGTTCAACCCCAAGCACAGCCAATAGTTCAGCAACAGACCACACCTCCCTCTGTGGCCAGCGGCACCTCCCAGCAGGCAGCTCAGACTCCATCGAGCCCAGCCCCACCTCAACGCCCAGCTCGACGCAAGCAGGCTCAGCAGCCAGCGACACAGCAGCCACCGGCTCAGCAGCCAGCGTCTCATCCGTCACCAAGCAAACCAGCCTCTGGTCAGCCGCCTGTatctcagcagcagcagataaCTCAGCCATCAGCTGCCCAGGCTCAGCCCGCCTCCACTGAGATCAGCCAAAAAGCAGCAGTTACG ACTCCACCTGCTTCTCCAAAGACAACTGAAGGACGAGGCCACCAACGCACGCCAAGTGATGCCACAGCGAGCAGTGTTGTTGGAGTTCCAGTGAGTGACTCCTTACAGCAGCCACAAGGAGCTAATGGAGACGCTGCCCTCAAACA atCACTTTCATCTCAACCAAGCACTGCCCAGCTTATTCAGCTCGGTGTTGGTGATGCAGGCCAGGACCAAAACAAAGCTGGACCCACTGTTGATGCCACCAACACCCCCACACAGCCAGCATGGAACCCATTTGACGATGACAACTTTTCCAACTTCACTGCAGATGAATTCAAAACTGAGGACAAAAAGCCGACTG AACTGCCCTCAGAAATGAAGTCATCATCTTCTGAGGAGTTGATACCAGGCCTGCAGACCTCAACTATGGATTATACATCCCAAGATACTG TTGAAAGACCATCAACCATTCTTGATGTGGATTCAGGAGCCTCACTGCTGGTTGTCCCAGATTCGTTCGGTATCCTTGAACTGTCAGATACACCAG AGAAGCTGATTGAAGGACTGAAATCTCCAGACACATCTTCTCTCATGCTACCCGACCTCTTGTCATTGTCTGATCCCTTCGGTGGATCAGTGGGAGAGTCTgcaaaag ACCCTCTCACCGCAGACGAATCTCTCCTGGGCTGCTCTCTGATCTCTGGTCTGTCCGCCCCTCCGCCTGCGAGCAGCGCCACCTCCTCCGTCTCTTCTGCTCCCACCTCCGCTGCTTCTGCTTTGGATGATTTCAGTCTGTTGTCTGGGGACTCTGCACAGCCTATAGCAG ACTCGTCTCTCCTGATCTCAGACTTTGAGCCCCAGCAGGCCACTACAGAGGCAGGCACCGAGGATGAGTTTGATCCGATTCCCGTCACAGGCCGGAAGAACTCCCAAG ATAGCAGGTTAATTCTACTCAG ACCTGCAGAGGGAGCTCAACAGTGA
- the LOC116034972 gene encoding AP2-associated protein kinase 1-like isoform X2 yields the protein MRKFFDSRRELVSSGPGSGGGGSSSGSSHAGGNFIGRAFTVGRHQVTVEEIIAEGGFAIVFLVRTNQGVRCALKRMYVNNEHDLQVCKCEIQIMKDLVGHKNIVGYLDSSITAMGSRDVWEVLILMDYCKGGQVVNLMNQRLQTGFTEAEVLQIFCDTCDAVSRLHQRKTPIIHRDLKVENILLHDKGHYVLCDFGSATNKFQSPQTEGVATVEEEIKKYTTLSYRAPEMVNLYNNKIITTKADVWALGCLLYKVCFFTLPFGESQVAICDGSFTIPDNSRYSYDLHCLIRYMLEPDPDKRPDIYQVSHFAFKLAQRTCPVQNVKNSPIPSKLPEPIKASEAAAAKKSQAKSRLTDPIPTTETSITPRQRPKAAHTQPAAGILPIQPAALTPRKRPNLPGGAAQPVGVSLNLSQPAAALQSQKAQTSVLPLIQSQNNSSQAVASQKQPVQPAAATGAETTTAAAVASAVTKADVQPQAQPIVQQQTTPPSVASGTSQQAAQTPSSPAPPQRPARRKQAQQPATQQPPAQQPASHPSPSKPASGQPPVSQQQQITQPSAAQAQPASTEISQKAAVTTPPASPKTTEGRGHQRTPSDATASSVVGVPVSDSLQQPQGANGDAALKQSLSSQPSTAQLIQLGVGDAGQDQNKAGPTVDATNTPTQPAWNPFDDDNFSNFTADEFKTEDKKPTELPSEMKSSSSEELIPGLQTSTMDYTSQDTVERPSTILDVDSGASLLVVPDSFGILELSDTPEKLIEGLKSPDTSSLMLPDLLSLSDPFGGSVGESAKDPLTADESLLGCSLISGLSAPPPASSATSSVSSAPTSAASALDDFSLLSGDSAQPIADSSLLISDFEPQQATTEAGTEDEFDPIPVTGRKNSQVSGGHSRSNSGGSESSLPSLARSILLVDQLIDL from the exons ATGAGGAAGTTCTTTGATTCTCGTCGGGAGTTGGTGAGCTCTGGGCCTGGGTCTGGAGGAGGAGGTAGCAGCTCTGGGTCCAGTCATGCAGGCGGTAATTTCATTGGCAGAGCTTTCACTGTCGGGCGGCACCAGGTCACTGTTGAGGAGATAATTGCTGAAG GTGGCTTTGCAATTGTGTTCCTCGTGCGAACAAATCAAGGGGTGCGTTGCGCCCTGAAGAGGATGTATGTCAACAATGAGCATGATCTGCAGGTGTGCAAATGCGAGATTCAAATAATG aaAGACCTTGTCGGTCACAAGAATATTGTTGGTTATCTGGACTCCAGTATTACGGCTATGGGATCAAGGGATGTATGGGAGGTTCTCATACTAATGGACTACTGCAAGG GGGGCCAGGTGGTCAATTTGATGAATCAGAGGCTGCAGACTGGCTTCACTGAGGCTGAGGTGCTGCAGATCTTCTGTGACACCTGTGATGCTGTTTCTCGCCTGCACCAGCGCAAGACACCCATCATCCACAGAGACCTTAAG GTGGAGAACATCCTCCTGCATGACAAGGGTCATTATGTGCTGTGTGACTTTGGCAGCGCCACTAACAAGTTCCAGAGCCCACAGACTGAAGGAGTGGCCACCGTGGAGGAAGAGATCAAAAA GTACACCACTTTGTCATATCGTGCCCCTGAGATGGTGAATCTCTACAATAACAAGATTATCACCACAAAAGCAGATGTTTGG GCGCTGGGCTGTTTGCTGTACAAAGTGTGCTTCTTCACTCTGCCCTTTGGTGAAAGCCAGGTGGCCATCTGTGATGGCAGTTTCACCATTCCAGACAACTCCCGCTACTCTTATGATCTTCACTGCCTCATTC GGTACATGCTAGAGCCAGACCCAGACAAAAGACCAGATATTTACCAGGTGTCCCATTTTGCTTTTAAACTAGCTCAGCGGACCTGCCCTGTTCAGAATGTGAAG AATTCTCCAATTCCTTCTAAACTTCCTGAGCCAATCAAAGCGAGTGAGGCTGCAGCAGCAAAGAAGAGCCAAGCTAAATCCAG ACTGACGGATCCAATTCCCACCACTGAAACCTCCATTACCCCTCGCCAGAGGCCCAAAGCAGCACATACCCAGCCTGCGGCTGGCATCCTACCCATCCAGCCTGCTGCTCTCACCCCTCGCAAGCGGCCTAATCTCCCTGGTGGTGCAGCACAGCCTGTGG GAGTCAGCTTAAACCTCTCTCAGCCCGCTGCAGCTCTGCAGTCACAGAAGGCACAGACTTCAGTTCTGCCACTCATCCAGTCACAAAACAATTCAAGCCAGGCTGTGGCTTCACAGAAGCAG CCGGTGCAGCCAGCCGCagctacaggagcagaaactacaacagcagcagcagtcgcGTCAGCAGTGACCAAGGCTGACGTTCAACCCCAAGCACAGCCAATAGTTCAGCAACAGACCACACCTCCCTCTGTGGCCAGCGGCACCTCCCAGCAGGCAGCTCAGACTCCATCGAGCCCAGCCCCACCTCAACGCCCAGCTCGACGCAAGCAGGCTCAGCAGCCAGCGACACAGCAGCCACCGGCTCAGCAGCCAGCGTCTCATCCGTCACCAAGCAAACCAGCCTCTGGTCAGCCGCCTGTatctcagcagcagcagataaCTCAGCCATCAGCTGCCCAGGCTCAGCCCGCCTCCACTGAGATCAGCCAAAAAGCAGCAGTTACG ACTCCACCTGCTTCTCCAAAGACAACTGAAGGACGAGGCCACCAACGCACGCCAAGTGATGCCACAGCGAGCAGTGTTGTTGGAGTTCCAGTGAGTGACTCCTTACAGCAGCCACAAGGAGCTAATGGAGACGCTGCCCTCAAACA atCACTTTCATCTCAACCAAGCACTGCCCAGCTTATTCAGCTCGGTGTTGGTGATGCAGGCCAGGACCAAAACAAAGCTGGACCCACTGTTGATGCCACCAACACCCCCACACAGCCAGCATGGAACCCATTTGACGATGACAACTTTTCCAACTTCACTGCAGATGAATTCAAAACTGAGGACAAAAAGCCGACTG AACTGCCCTCAGAAATGAAGTCATCATCTTCTGAGGAGTTGATACCAGGCCTGCAGACCTCAACTATGGATTATACATCCCAAGATACTG TTGAAAGACCATCAACCATTCTTGATGTGGATTCAGGAGCCTCACTGCTGGTTGTCCCAGATTCGTTCGGTATCCTTGAACTGTCAGATACACCAG AGAAGCTGATTGAAGGACTGAAATCTCCAGACACATCTTCTCTCATGCTACCCGACCTCTTGTCATTGTCTGATCCCTTCGGTGGATCAGTGGGAGAGTCTgcaaaag ACCCTCTCACCGCAGACGAATCTCTCCTGGGCTGCTCTCTGATCTCTGGTCTGTCCGCCCCTCCGCCTGCGAGCAGCGCCACCTCCTCCGTCTCTTCTGCTCCCACCTCCGCTGCTTCTGCTTTGGATGATTTCAGTCTGTTGTCTGGGGACTCTGCACAGCCTATAGCAG ACTCGTCTCTCCTGATCTCAGACTTTGAGCCCCAGCAGGCCACTACAGAGGCAGGCACCGAGGATGAGTTTGATCCGATTCCCGTCACAGGCCGGAAGAACTCCCAAG TTTCAGGAGGCCACTCGCGCAGTAACAGTGGCGGCTCTGAATCCAGCCTGCCCAGCTTGGCCCGCTCCATACTGCTGGTGGATCAGCTCATCGACTTGTAG